The sequence CCCATCCGCAGGGGTTCCGGCGAGGCCGCCAGCACCCGCAGCACCGCGAGGGACGCCCGGTCCACCGAGACCCCGGCCTCCCGGCGCAGCCTGCTGTGCGCGCGGTTGCCGGTCATGGTGTACGCGAGTGCCGAGAGCGCGGTGTAGAGGCCGTCCAGGGCCGCCCGCCCCTCGGGCTCCATGGGGTCCACCCGTCGGTCCATCCACCGATCATGTCGTACGGCCCGCACCCCCGTCGCCTCTGGCCGAAACTTGCCCCCTACACCTATTCCGCCTCCCCCACCCACGGGAGTAACCTGAAAGCAACTTACTTACTTTTGTTAAGTAACCGAGGAGGTCCACGACGATGCCCGAGACCCCCACCGCGCCGCCGGTCCCCACCCCGGCCTCGGCCTCCACCCCGTCCCCGGCCGCACCCCCCGCCTACGCCACCCACCGCGCCCCCGGCTGCCCCTTCGACCCCCCGCCCGAGCGCCACCGGCTGCTCGCCGAGGGCCCGCTGGCCCGTATCTCCCTGTGGGACGGCAACACCGCCTGGCTGGTGACCCGGCACGCCGACCAGGTAGCGCTGCTGCGGGACGAGCGGATCAGCGCCGACAACCGGCTGCCGAACTTCCCGAGCGTGAGCGCGGGGAGCCAGGCCACCCGTGCCCACAACCGCACGTTCATCTCCATGGACGAGCCGGAGTACAACGAGCAGCGGCGGCGTTTCACCGCCGACTTCACCGTCAAGCGGATCAACGAGCTGCGGCCCCGGATCGAGGCGATCGTCACCGAGCTGCTGGACGCGATGGAGCAGGCCGGGCCCCCGGCCGACCTGGTGCGGGCGTTCGCGCTGCCGCTGCCGTCGCTGGTGATCTGCGAACTGCTCGGTGTCCCCTACGCCGACCACGGCTTCTTCCAGCGGGTCAGCGCGGTGATGATCGACACCCGCAGCACCCCCGAGGCCGCGCTCGCCGCCTCCCAGGAACTGGTGGACTACCTCGGCGATCTGGTGGCCGCCAAGGAGAAGGACCCGGGCGACGATCTGCTCAGCCGGATGGCCGTCGAGTACCTGCGCACCGGGATCAGCACCCGCGACGAATGCGCCAAGCAGGCCCGGCTGCTGCTGGTGGCCGGGCACGAGACGACGGCCAACATGATCGCGCTCGGCGTCTGCGCGCTGCTCCAGCACCCCGGGCAGCTCGCGGCCGTGCGCGACGGCGAGCCGCGCCGGGTGGTGAACGCCGTCGAGGAGCTGCTGCGGTACCTGACCATCGTGCATCTGGGGCGGCGCCGGGTCGCGGTCGCGGACGTGGAGGTCGGCGGGCAGGTGATCCGCGCGGGCGAGGGCGTCGTCTTCGCCACCGATCTCGCCAACCGCGACCCCGAGGTCTTCGAGGACCCCGACCGGCTGGACATCGACCGGGCCGCGCGCCGGCACATCGCCTTCGGC is a genomic window of Streptomyces sp. WP-1 containing:
- a CDS encoding cytochrome P450; translated protein: MPETPTAPPVPTPASASTPSPAAPPAYATHRAPGCPFDPPPERHRLLAEGPLARISLWDGNTAWLVTRHADQVALLRDERISADNRLPNFPSVSAGSQATRAHNRTFISMDEPEYNEQRRRFTADFTVKRINELRPRIEAIVTELLDAMEQAGPPADLVRAFALPLPSLVICELLGVPYADHGFFQRVSAVMIDTRSTPEAALAASQELVDYLGDLVAAKEKDPGDDLLSRMAVEYLRTGISTRDECAKQARLLLVAGHETTANMIALGVCALLQHPGQLAAVRDGEPRRVVNAVEELLRYLTIVHLGRRRVAVADVEVGGQVIRAGEGVVFATDLANRDPEVFEDPDRLDIDRAARRHIAFGTGPHQCLGQNLARMELQVAYPALLRRFPGLRLERPLAQIPFREDMAVYGVYELPVAW